The following is a genomic window from Episyrphus balteatus chromosome 1, idEpiBalt1.1, whole genome shotgun sequence.
agacaatcagatttattgacagacacaattttgagtctaactgacccatgcaactcatcatttattaacatttttgcttttgaacctattcagatgagccaaaaaatacgcttgtttttatgaataaatttggtctagctaccgtgtgagaagaacggtaggccccaagacaattttttttctcctaaactaagcgcataaatatgttctctttctacatatataaaaaagatgtgccattgcattaaataccaagacaggctaaaagtaagatgaactaaaatgtgaacctattcagatgagcggcagtgtatttatttcgtattttttaattttttgttcaatgattatttttggtgttaaaaattAGTGGCAACTAGTTTTGGGTGGAATTATAAAGCAAAAGTTTTGAAGTGGTGAATGGGTATTAAAACTACGAGTTTGCCTTTTCCTCCTTCGTGGGCGAAACTGGTAGCTTTTGAGTAAATAAAATCCGCTACAGACTGCAACTATAAAGACCTCTATATAGGAAATTAGCGTGAACGCGGGCGTTTGCAAGGCCGATAAAAGCAAGGCCATAATTGTGTCAAGGAAAGGGGCTAAAGGTTGACCATCAGGGTTAATGTCATATGCCtagattgaaaatttaaataattataatttttttgttccgcattttgattgtttttttttattcatttttcgtTGCTCTAACGTAAACTTTTTGTtctgttatttattattttttttgtgtaattttcgataaaaaatttcatatttcaaaTTCAATGCAACCAAAATTGATATTGATGATTTtcctatttataaaattttttacttaaaaataaatgtttgtgaATCGCGCCAACGTGAATCTTTTATTCAAACTTAATAAAGTTTGAGATGGCCTGTTAAGGATTTTTCAGGGTGTGGAAAGGGGCGGAAAATGAACTTCGAATAGGATGAAGTGAAGGCGATAAGAAGATGCCTATTGAGGGGAGTCCCAATGGTAATAATATGGGCTCCAGGCTGGGAGGGGGCAATGCTGCGAAACATCTGCAGCTCGACGGTAGACACGTCATGGTTGGAATGGTAAGAGAAGTAAAATAAgtgtattattttgtttttcctttttcaaGTAAATGGCacgatttatgtttttttgttgtggtTTTTTCTCGTATCCCAGGACAAGATCCCCCCCATATCCGGCGAGCTAAGCGGTGCGTCGCCAGCGTGCCAGTCCTGTGCTTCGAATCTCctatttcccttttttttctattctaccCCACACTACTACCcaatgttaaattttgttatggTCGCACCGGCCATTATACATATCCTATTCCCAGCTCACTTCCTATCCTTAATCCTTAAATCCTTTGAAGCCTAAACCTGCAACACACTCTGCGAGGTAGTCGACAGATCTCTTCTCACTTAAAATTTAGTGGCGAACAAAGAACTAGTTTTGCCGTTATTAAAATTCCATGCGAACAAGAATGTTTCGTGTGGAAAATTTCCACGTGaatcaaatgtaaaaatattatcagcatattatttatattatttgtttgatCGTAATTGTAAATGCAGTCAATCTCATTCTAATACGTAACGTGtgtttttacgtataattaatacaaaaatgcatacatttttgttttggtccgtttttgttatattttctaaaaagaaatgaatgtttagtatttgttattttttatgaaattctaaaaatataaaaatctactgcgataaaaatgaatctactgcgttttttgttcaaatctaattcgacattttttcaaaaagcccCATCCCTGTttgcaacctttttttttttgctatttccttgatgctgatttgttttttctacctcaaatagactttaattttatgactttggttctctagaaagggaaagagaatgcaaataaagacaccgagagagaactgagttgagatgacgttgaacgtgagagatgtatggcgaagaaaggtcactaatacacacaaactcatttacatgaagtctgagttcgtcattcggggacacccactcTTAAGAATGACAAACGAATAATTAAATGGACTCCCGATTGCGAAATAGCTTTCTTCGAGTATAAAGAAGCACTTACATTAAGAACGCTCAACAAAAAtacaactataaaatttaaaaaaaaaattaatataattaatttttagttgaaaaaatgaataattcgaatcgACAGTTAAATAAAAggatttttgaaaccaaaaaacaacatagaatacaaaaaaatcgaaaagtttgccaaatttcttgaaaaacctaataatttcgtcaaaaaattgaaaaaaaatgaagaaaaaattacattttatatttttaagttgaataacttcgaaacgccgtggtttaaaaaattaataacaacttttttgtagagcgttcaattttatacaataaaatgATTAAgtccattaaaaagttataaaattccaaattcCGGTCCTCTCCCtctttcaaataaatattcGTATTTACTTGCAATCATTGATCGAGCAACTCGTTAGCTAGAGGCCATACCCATGTCTGATATTACATCAAAAACGGTTGCTAAGGCTTTTATAACAGGCTGTGTGTCTCGGTACTGAGTTCCATCTCAAGTAACAACAGATCGTGGGTGacaatttatttcattaaatcaACACCATCTTGTGCTTTTGTCACTTGAAAACCACCGCTTATCCTCCCCAACCCAATGGGATGATTGAAAGATGGGATCGTTCGTTAAAAGAAGCTTTCAAAACTAAAATGCCTGGGAGTTGGTCAGATGAGTTACCACTCATAATACTTAAGTCTTCGAGTTGCATACGAAGAAAAAGTGTACGCAACACCAGCCGAAATGCTTTATGATAAGACTCTGAGAATCCCTggtcaattttttgtttctccaCAGGAAAACGTCACCGATAATGACTTTGTGAGAAAGCTTTCACAGCCACTTGAAAAGTACTGCCTCGTCAACCCAGTGCACCATACTTCACCAAACAGTTTTTTACTCAACCGTCATCGGAAACCTGCTCGCATATCTTTTTTCGTGTGGATGCCGTACGGAAGCCACTCCAGCCTCCATCCAACGAGCCTTTcgttgtagtaaaaaaaaaatacaagaggTATTTTAAGATCATCATCAATGGATCTATTCAAAACATTTCAATTGATCGTCTCAAAGCAGCTTTCATCACACCCGATCGAGAAACTTCAACAAACAGCAAAGCAACATCAGAAGATCACGTAAGACTTCCATTGCGAGATTTAAGAAGAAATCCAACTACGACAGCGGACAGTTATCACCATCAACGAACATTATAAGATTCGacattataaattaaataaattattttataagtttttatattttaaccttgaattaaatatagaattaatattgtttttaaacacttcttttatatcaaattaattaaaaatgtactAAATTTTCATTTGCACCACTAAAAGTAAGTtccattacaaaaatttaaatatgctccttttgttttttttaagaatctaaTTTGTAATTGAAGACATCAGAAGAAGAAGGGGTTAAGTGCCAAATTTGAAGTTTTGAGTAATCGTCGTTTTTAGTTATTGGTTTACAACTTTTTATGGAAATGCGAGAGatttagtaaaataaaataaaaaccccTGAGGAAGCTGGAAAGAAACCGGCGAAACATAGGGTAACAAAAAGATGAATTAGTGTTTCATTGATTACATCCAAAAATAAAGATCATCACAGCCcaaataaaagataaaactTTAAGGTTCAATtatatgatcaaaaattcacacATAGAATTATGTAATGGAGATACACGAATTAAGGGACAAAAAAGATCATGGTACGGCTGCGATTCGGGGGTGTTTCGGTTAACAACTAATTTTTGATAGTGGTGCGACGAGGATTCAGCTTTGCTCTCACGAAGGCCATACAACCGCTAGCAAAAGGGttcataaaaaagttttatttacgCTTTACCACGTGTTTATTTCATCTTGTCTCTGGTCGTTTGAATGGAGTTTAATTGTTTTGTAATTATCAAAGCTTGGCAGTTTCATCGTGCAGTGCTTTttgaagttaaaagtttaaacgcGAGTTTTTttagtcttgttttttttttttaagatcgaCGAGTTAAGGAATCTCTTTACTATAAAAATAAGGATAACACCCAGTATTATATTCATATAGTCAATCTTTCGGGAGAAGGTTGAAGAATGACCAAAGGTATATTAAAAACTGCGAATAACTTGAAAAACTTGTCAAAATATGCCCTGTGGTCCTATGTTCTTTCGAGTTATAGCAATCTAAATTGCCATCATACTCGGTGTACGTGCGGTATCTAGGGGGAAAAAGGCgtgagatattttaatttcattaattcgctcatttgttggtcgctctTATATGTACAACGCTTTAGAAGTCATCGTCCAGTATTGTTGTTCAGAAAATGGGCCACTCATTGCTTGAAATTGCCGCTCACTGGATTGAGATATGTTTACGTTTTTGTCgcattaatgaataaaaaattcactcaaaactacaaaataagTCTAAAAGTAATACTTTTCGTGGAAGTAAAAACGAAATGAAGTacagaaatataaaaacaacaactaaaGTTGTCCTGAGTCAAATATTTCGAGAAATTACCTCAGCAATTGTAATTGCTTCTTCATTTTGTTCATGAACCATATGGTTTGCTAGAGCCAAGTATATCAACGCTTCTGTATCTACTCCCAATCCGAAATATTCACTATAATCACCACTGAAACCTGCACCAATACCTCTGGAGTGGTAAAGCATCGAAGTGACACCAtcaaatctgaaagaaataaggttttatatatgtatatgtttaAAATCTTCAAACATTTTCGAAGTAATACCTGTATCCATCGAAATTGTACTCATCATGCCACCACCTTAGATTTGACagtaaaaatcttaaaacttcATATTCATTATAATTGAATAGGCGACTATCCCAAAGTGCATGCTCCCCTCTCGCTCCATCATGAAAGAAGCAACTGTTTGTACCATCGAATTGATTCATTCCATCttcaacatttttacttgcgtgCGAATGGACAACATCCAGCAAAACATATAATCCGTTAGCATGTGCAACgtcaatcatttttttcaacTCATTTGGAGTACCGTAGCGACTAGAAGCAGCATACATACTTGTTACTTGGTAACCAAAGCTTGCATAGTATGCGTGCTCCATAATAGCCATCAGTTGAATTGCATTATATCCTTGATTCTTTATTCTTGGAATAATATTCTCAGCAAAGTTTTGATAGGTACCCACTTTAGGTTCTTGGGATGCTATACCAACATGGCATTCATAGATACGAAGTGATTTAGGGCGTTGAGGACGAGGGTGGACAAATTTATGAATCTAAAACATCACGATTATAAGTTAAATTCTTTTATGTTTTATCATATAAATACTTCATTTTGAGGTGGATTCCAAACGTACTGTTTGTAGTTGACCCCCTGATTTGCTTCTTTGGGTGGCTGCCTGACGTACACTGCCCATGGTGAAAGTCGGTCAAGAAGTTTTCCAGCTTGACTGCGAATAATTACTTTGATTTCTGATAGATGTTTTATAGGTGCCGATCCATCTGGGTTAGCTGGAATGTGCAATTCCCATTTTCCAAAATCCAATTTTCTATAAGGGGTTGCTTCCCATTGCCAGTTGTCTATTAAATTATGCacagttttcttttaaattcaatcttataaaaataattatttatgagTTACTGAAATCTCCGGTCAAATACACGTCTTTGGCACCAGGCGCCCATTCTCTGGCTATCACAGAATTATCAGGTTGAAAGTGTAAGCCGTAATATTGATAGGCTTGCGAAAACGTATTCATTCCACCTTCGAGGTTATCGATTTTACTAAGCCATTCTTTTAAGATACCATGTCTGCATAAATAgataattttgaacttgaattaaatcaaataaaatatgtaccttcataattttattaatagTTTGCCTTTAAACagttaaaatgtttgtattttattctaCAGATTTcctaaaatatatatatggtcatatatatgtacattaagGTGGTTCTTACGAGTATTTCTTCCGAAATTAAACGGTGGATGGACATCGATCTATCTATCTATTATATataattctcctgtgcgtttgtttgtgaccctTCTCCTTCTACACGACTTGATAggtttttctgaaatttggtcaGTGAAATAAGgtcatccgagacaggttttgttttataattgaacctggtaggtggcgctgttgtcaagttatatgcaaaATCCGTGTTGAACTACGTTctaactacgttttaactacgctcaactacgtaaaaaaagtagcGAAAACGAAACTGCAAAGTGTAATCGTCTTAAggacattgtgtttgcaccttgcatttttcAATCCCATTCAACCAGTTTCAAGTTCCATTCATTCAAATTActtcattcaatcattcaaccaccaccaacttcactcaaagctgtcattcatttattcattctttTTCTATCATTCAAACAATTCGCTCACCAGTCTCCATttgcttttgttaaaattatcttaaactaacttaaaactaaaaagaaaaccTAAATTCACAATTATAAACAATAActacttaaaaattaataaaacgtgAAATTTATATATCGAAAATCAACAAGTGTGTAGcagcatttcattttttttcgcaCGGAGGATTAAAATCCAGAATATTCTAGTCGGCAAGTGTCGCCGTTCAACATTTGGTCCAGTCGAACCGGATTCCACGTGCGGAAAGAAATCCACACATTACTCAGCCAtccgagaaaatttttgatttttttggaatcaatCGAGCGTTTTTTATATTGGACGCACCATATCGCTACGATTTGCAAACTTTTTGGCGAAAAATCGTCAAAAAATCGTGGTCAGCATCGTGGTCgtcttcatcatcatcgttgttGTGCATTGTGGCACATATTTGGAGTCCTGGTGCTCTTTCATCATCGTCGTTGTGCATTGTGGcacattatttgaattttgGTGCCTTTCTAATCATCGTTTTGAGTTGTGGCACATCCTTTTTTATCATCGTGGGGCGTGGTGGCGCATCATTTTCAATAGTTGTGCATTGTGGCACTTCATATACATAGTTGTGGAGCGTGGTGGCTCATTATTTCATCATTTGTGCGTTGTGGCACATTATTTAATCGTCGTTTACGAAGTGGTACATCAAAACCACTACTTTTCATCGTAGTTGTGCATTGTGGCACACTTTTTGATCAACGGAGTTAACTGTGATTCAGTACCGTTACAGTCACCGTTGTTTTTGATCGTGATTGTGCATTGTGGCACATTTTTTGGAACAACGAAGTGAACTGTAACTCATCACCGTTACAATCTCCGTTATTTTTCGCCGTGTTTGTGCATTGTGGCACATTTTTTGATCACTGGAGTGAACTGTGACTCATCTAAACCGTTACAGTTACCGATATCATCAcgccatcatcatcaccacCCCACTCATCGTGTTTAAAGTCACCACTCATCGTTTTCGAAATCATCAATCATTATCTTTAAAGTCATTATCATCATTTGCGAAGtcgtcatcattatcatcatttacaaagtcatcatcatcatcttcaagATCATCAGTATCCTGTATAACATCAAgcatcataaaattttaatgtaCAAGGTACTTTATACACATATATACTTTAGTGCTTTTGtagaaaactatattttttgcattatacatttttatatttaatttttcacatatattttgattcgttttcatttttttatacgtATTTGGTATCAATATCGTGCAATTCACTTATTGCAAATCGTAtctatcgattttttaaaatcattttgtttttggtgaGAATCTTTTTAAACGCGGGTTAAAATTACATAGTTATTAACGTCATAATGAGTTTGCTGGACGATTTAATTTTTGCATCCGATCAATTGGTTGAATTTTATGCGGCCTTTAAGGCAAAACCAGCCACAGCTCATTCGGTTTCGTTGCTCGAAGCATTTCAAAGCGAATTAAAAAGTTTATGGCAAGACGTTAAGTTTGCCTATGCGCGATGTATACGAGGCGACGAAGATCTTAAAGATTCACTAAGCGAAGTTAAAGCAAAATATCAAAGTTCCTCTTCAACGTTCTTTCAATGTTCAAGTGACATTGCGGATTTAGTAAAagcacttaattcaaatccTAAGGTTTCTATTGATCCAGTTGTACAAAGTACTCATCCAAACAGTGAACTTTCCCACAACATAAAAGTCCCTGCTTGCGATACGCAAGATTTTCATGGCAATTATTTAGAATGGCCTTCTTTTAGGGATATGTTCACTGCTGTTTATATAAACCATTCCAAGCTTAGCGAtgtacaaaaactttttcatctgCGGTCTAAAACAAAAGACGCAGCTTTTAACATCGTTAATAAATTCGGTTTAACCGACAATAATTTTCACTTGGCGTGGAATGCTCTAAAGGAGCATTATGAGAACAAACGAATTTTAGTTAACAATCAAATACAGATTCTTTTAAATCTAAAACCCATTTCTTTCGAATCCGCAAAGGATATTAAAAATTTGCAAAGTAGTATCAACGATGCTTTGATCGCACTACAGTCGTACGATATCCAAACCGATGCGTGGAATGCAATTATTACTTTTCTTTGTGCATCTCGTCTCCCAGATACGACACTTAGTCTATGGGAAACATCTTTAAGCAAACCAACCGAAATTCCTTCATGGGAAACTATGAATACGTTTTTAACAAATCGGTATCGCATTCTTGAAAGTGTTTCTGAGATGAAACTTAACTCTCATAACAAAACACAAAGTACCAAACCTGTAACGCCACAAGTTACGAAATCAAAACCACTAAGAAACTTTCATATGAAAGTCGTTCCTGCATGTCAAGTATGCAGTGAACAACATCCACTTCGCACTTgtccaatttttttgaaaatgtctgTAGATGACAGGCATCAAACAGTGCGcaaacataaattttgttttaactgtcTTGCGATAAATCATAATCTTAATCAATGCAAAAGCACTAGCACCTGCCAACGATGTAAAGGCAGGCATCATACGttacttcattttgaaaaaaaggttccATCCTATAATGGTAACTCACAAAAAAGTTCGACTTCTTCATCTTCACTTCACGGTTCTTCTTCACTTCACAATTCTTCTTCACTTTACGGTTCTTCTTCACTTCATGGTTCATCTTCACTTCCTAATTCATCTTCACTTCCTAGTTCAGCTTTATATTCTGATTCACCTTCATCTTCGGGCATTCCGCCACCACAAAGTAACAATTCAACTATACAGTCCACTCAGATCACCAATCATAACGTCATGTTTACTAAGTCTTATCGCCAAGTTTTATTGGCAACAGCTTTAGTGAAGATAAAACATCAAGGTTCAGAATTTGATCTTAGAGCCCTTATTGACCAAGGCTCTGAAGTTTCATTCCTGTcagaaaaattccaaaagctCATAGGTCTTCCCACTGAAAGTACTCAAGCCAATATATGTGGTATGGGTTCAACTGTTACTGCTTCCGCTTCAAAACTTTGCAATTTTACTCTTAAGTCtaacttaaataattttgaaatagagACTCGagcattagttttgaaaaaactcaCTAGTAATCTTCCAGCAGTATCAATGGATCTTGATCAAACACACTGTAATTTTAACTTTCCGTTGGCAGATCCTTTCTTTTATCAGAGTTCAAGTATTGATATGCTCATCGGAGCAGATCTTTATCCAGATATAGTTTTGGAAGGggtgaagaaaaatgttttaaattcttTATTAGCACAAAACACAGTTTTTGGATGGGTCTTACTCGGTCCTTATGACGATATTCCCaccatttcaaatttttcaacttttgtctCGTATAGTGACGAGCCTCCACCAAGTCACTGTAttgaaagattttggaaaatcgagGAATTACCTCAAATTTACTTACTTTCTCCATCCGACCAATATTGTGAAGATTTATATCGAAGTACAACTTTTCGAGATGCAACTGGAAGATATATTGTTAAATTACCCTTTAAGAATCCTACGGAGGAACCGCAGTTGGGCACTTCACGTTTCAATGCAATGAAACAATATCTTcgaaacgaaaaaagtttaatgTCTAAGCCCACTGTTAAAACAGAATACGATAGAGTCCTTTCTGAGTATATTGAATTAGGTCATATGTCATCCACGCCACCTTACGAGTTGTGGAACGATGGTTGTGTTCAATCCTTTTACATGCCACACCATGCTGTTTTAAAGCCCCAAAGTACCACTACAAAACTGAGGGTCGTTTTTAACGCATCTTGCTCATCCTCTAATGGCAACAGCCTAAACGATCTTTTGTATC
Proteins encoded in this region:
- the LOC129918334 gene encoding 1,4-alpha-glucan-branching enzyme, whose translation is MDPMQVEVRGIEKLFALDGYLKPFEKEIRRRHGILKEWLSKIDNLEGGMNTFSQAYQYYGLHFQPDNSVIAREWAPGAKDVYLTGDFNNWQWEATPYRKLDFGKWELHIPANPDGSAPIKHLSEIKVIIRSQAGKLLDRLSPWAVYVRQPPKEANQGVNYKQYVWNPPQNEIHKFVHPRPQRPKSLRIYECHVGIASQEPKVGTYQNFAENIIPRIKNQGYNAIQLMAIMEHAYYASFGYQVTSMYAASSRYGTPNELKKMIDVAHANGLYVLLDVVHSHASKNVEDGMNQFDGTNSCFFHDGARGEHALWDSRLFNYNEYEVLRFLLSNLRWWHDEYNFDGYRFDGVTSMLYHSRGIGAGFSGDYSEYFGLGVDTEALIYLALANHMVHEQNEEAITIAEDVSGMPALCRPVSEGGVGFDYRLGMAIPDKWIEYLKNKTDDEWEMGNIVHTLSNRRWKESTVAYAESHDQALVGDKTIAFWLMDKEMYTHMSVMSEPSIIIDRGIALHKMIRLITHSLGGEAYLNFMGNEFGHPEWLDFPRVGNNDSYHYARRQWNLVDDKLLKYKYLNEFDRAMNLTEDKYGWLQADPGYVSWKHEGDKIIAFERGGLVFVFNFHPTRSFTDYRVGTNWAGAYKAILSTDDELFGGQNRIDKNCEHLSDPDGHAGRTNFIQVYAPSRTGVVYARIH